AGGGAGCGGCTGTGATTGAGCGTCTACATGCAGCCACGACAACCAGCACTGgtggttcactgtcaatctaTGAAGAAGATTCAAGCTATTTTAAAACGGAAAAGTAACATCGCTTGCAACAAGCAGTTTACTGCGTTCTCGACTGTCACAAGCTATTCCTCGCATTAACTGTGCGAATGGAAACCCAAAAATTGGAtggatttacagtcaaaTAATGATCAGCTCATATTAACTGAGAGACACGTTGACAGATGCTGGCCTACCGCATTTTTGGATTTACAGGGCAGCCAGACAAATTTGTCTTCCGCATTGCTGTTGATTTGGGATATAACATTAATAAACCGGCTATACCTATATATTTCGAAAATCATACACCTTCTAAATAATTTTGGAAAGACAAAACTTTTGCCAAAAATGCTTATTGACGTTTTCTTGTATTCCCGTTGGACCTTGTTTCGTTGAAATAATTACCATGTGGTCGTCATAGGTGTTCTACCTCCCCCGTCAAACGAACGAACCAACACAACTCTGCCTTCGTGCTCTTTCCTTCTCACCTATTTTCGCTAGACGAGGCAACGCTTCAGAGTATCATTCATTCCGTAAGAAGAGAGTCGAATAGGAATCCGACCGGAACCGGACGCTTCTGTTGTAACAACAATGGCCTCCTTTGACAAACTGAACTTGAGTATTGTTGACGAGGCGTTTGGTCCGTCCGCGGACTTGTATCAGGACGTACTGCACGTTCCTTCGAACGCATCCGCTCGAATGATCCAGCGTGCCTATTTCGATCGACGCAATGAGCTCTTTCGCATTCTGTCAGATCTGGATCAATACGGCGAATCCAACGAACCAACAACGGAAGCCAAACTATTGCGAGCAGAGCGGAAAATGGATGCGGTTGTTACGGCGGGTCGAATTTTGGGTGACTCTGTGAAGCGATCGCAATACGATGATATGCTCATGGACAGACTCAACGAAGGAGCCTTTCAAAGTCGAATAGTGAAGAGTCCACAACTCTCAGGGGAATACCCGAGATTCGACAGCGTCTCAACAAAAGAACTTACGGCACAAATATCGTGGCGGCAAGATCCTTGGAGGCGATTGCGATCGCTGGAGCTCCAAACCAATGTTGTAGCATCGGTGCGCCACGAAGACACTACCGTGGGAAAACCACAAGCGCCGCGAGCCCGAACTCTGGTGCAACTGTCACAACCGCGACGCGTAGTCTCACCCGAAAAGGACCATAGCACAGTGTCGGAATACGCGTATGACAGTGGTGATGACGACCAAAATGCGACCGTACAATCCGAGTATACGGATGTAACTCTTATGAGCACCAATAGAAGAGACAAAGACTTGGTATCATGCATCAAGAATGAGGTGATGGGATGCTTTGACGATCATATTTTCGAAGGATTGCTTGTTCGGGACCTTATCCGGCAGTGCAGAGGAGTTCCAAGTTCTGAATGTTTTCAAGTTCTGAATGTTTTCACCTTACAGGACGCCGATATCATGGCAGTCACCAGGAGGATTGACAAGGCCAAAACACAAATGGACATTGGGTTATGATTGTTCATCAATGATTAATTTCTGTGGCTCGCTATGGTTGGTATGATAGTCAATACGATGAATAGCTCTTTTGTTAGTTACCGGTTACCGAC
The sequence above is drawn from the Phaeodactylum tricornutum CCAP 1055/1 chromosome 21, whole genome shotgun sequence genome and encodes:
- a CDS encoding predicted protein produces the protein MASFDKLNLSIVDEAFGPSADLYQDVLHVPSNASARMIQRAYFDRRNELFRILSDLDQYGESNEPTTEAKLLRAERKMDAVVTAGRILGDSVKRSQYDDMLMDRLNEGAFQSRIVKSPQLSGEYPRFDSVSTKELTAQISWRQDPWRRLRSLELQTNVVASVRHEDTTVGKPQAPRARTLVQLSQPRRVVSPEKDHSTVSEYAYDSGDDDQNATVQSEYTDVTLMSTNRRDKDLVSCIKNEVMGCFDDHIFEGLLVRDLIRQCRGVPSSECFQVLNVFTLQDADIMAVTRRIDKAKTQMDIGL